One segment of Aquimarina sp. BL5 DNA contains the following:
- the mgtE gene encoding magnesium transporter, whose product MSFEISNELIEQVKHLINDEGDTHLQEMLKEIHFADFAEIIEELNLYQATYLIKLFDSEKTSEALMELEEDFRERILDNLSVKEIAEELEEMDTDDAADIIAELPEDRAEEVIAEIEDEKHAEDIKELLLYEEDTAGGLMAKELVKVKETWTVAGCVREMRRQAENVTRVHSIYVIDKEGKLKGRLSLKDLLTASAKTHISEVYIPKVDYVNVDTEGEEVARIMQKYDLEAIPVVDHETVLMGRITIDDMVDFIKEEAEKDYQMAAGISQDVEADDNVWELTRARLPWLILGLFGGLGSVFIMQDFEDVMTNPRIRDLFFYTPLIAAMAGNVGVQSSAIIVQGLANDNVKGSLWNRLLKEVGLSLINGAALALLVILFGIIMRYEISFSLTIAIALMSVIIVAALIGTFVPIILDKRGIDPAIATGPFITTSNDIFGIFLFFYIAKLILGF is encoded by the coding sequence ATGTCATTCGAGATTTCCAATGAGCTTATCGAACAAGTGAAGCACCTCATCAATGATGAAGGTGATACTCATTTGCAAGAAATGCTTAAAGAAATCCACTTTGCCGATTTTGCAGAAATAATCGAAGAGCTCAACCTTTATCAAGCTACCTACCTAATTAAATTGTTTGATAGTGAGAAAACTTCTGAAGCTCTTATGGAGTTAGAAGAAGATTTTAGAGAACGTATTCTAGACAACCTATCTGTAAAAGAAATTGCAGAAGAGTTAGAAGAAATGGATACTGATGATGCTGCTGATATTATTGCCGAGCTACCAGAAGATCGTGCTGAAGAGGTAATTGCGGAGATAGAAGACGAAAAACACGCCGAAGATATAAAAGAGTTACTCTTGTATGAAGAGGATACTGCTGGAGGATTAATGGCTAAAGAGCTGGTTAAAGTAAAAGAAACATGGACAGTTGCAGGATGTGTGCGAGAAATGCGACGTCAAGCAGAAAATGTTACCCGAGTCCACTCTATCTACGTTATAGATAAAGAAGGAAAGTTAAAAGGAAGATTATCTCTAAAAGATTTACTAACCGCCTCAGCAAAAACACACATTAGCGAAGTTTATATACCTAAAGTTGACTATGTAAATGTCGATACAGAAGGCGAAGAAGTTGCTAGAATTATGCAGAAGTATGATCTGGAAGCCATCCCAGTTGTAGATCACGAAACTGTTTTGATGGGTCGTATTACGATTGATGACATGGTAGATTTCATAAAGGAAGAAGCCGAAAAAGATTATCAGATGGCAGCAGGTATTTCTCAGGATGTAGAGGCTGATGATAATGTTTGGGAGCTTACAAGAGCACGTTTACCTTGGTTAATATTAGGCTTGTTTGGAGGATTAGGTAGTGTATTTATTATGCAAGATTTTGAGGATGTTATGACCAACCCTAGAATACGCGACTTGTTTTTCTACACACCACTTATCGCCGCGATGGCAGGTAATGTAGGCGTACAATCATCAGCAATTATAGTGCAAGGTTTAGCTAATGACAATGTAAAAGGTAGTCTTTGGAATCGATTATTAAAAGAAGTGGGACTTAGCTTAATTAATGGAGCTGCTCTAGCACTTTTAGTAATATTATTTGGGATTATAATGAGGTATGAAATTTCATTTAGTCTAACGATTGCTATAGCCCTTATGAGTGTTATTATTGTAGCAGCACTAATTGGTACCTTTGTCCCTATAATTCTTGATAAAAGAGGAATTGATCCTGCAATTGCAACAGGTCCGTTTATAACAACAAGTAATGATATTTTTGGAATTTTCTTGTTTTTCTATATCGCAAAATTAATCCTTGGTTTTTAA
- a CDS encoding thioesterase family protein, with protein sequence MNAKIFESHIIVPQSAIDDMNHVNNVVYLQWIQDIAKQHWETKTNQEIRNTYVWVVLNHYIEYHNPALKNDELILQTWIDHHHGAKSERHTKIINTSTQKVIVTAKTMWCLLHKETLRPTRINQEISTLFS encoded by the coding sequence ATGAACGCTAAAATATTCGAATCACATATAATAGTACCTCAGTCAGCAATCGATGATATGAACCATGTAAATAACGTTGTCTATCTGCAATGGATACAGGATATTGCCAAACAGCACTGGGAAACTAAAACCAATCAAGAAATAAGAAATACCTACGTTTGGGTAGTATTAAATCATTATATAGAGTATCATAACCCTGCACTGAAAAATGATGAGCTAATACTCCAAACATGGATTGATCATCATCACGGAGCCAAAAGTGAAAGACATACTAAAATTATAAATACTTCTACCCAAAAAGTAATTGTTACCGCTAAAACCATGTGGTGTTTACTCCATAAAGAAACGTTAAGGCCTACCAGAATCAATCAAGAAATAAGTACCTTGTTTTCATAA
- a CDS encoding cupin domain-containing protein: protein MEAININDKLSKFEKHWHPHRIATVDDNQVYLAKISGDFVWHKHDQEDELFQVVKGTLYMKFRDKTVKVEAGEIIVVPKGVEHCPTTKNNEEVHLLLFEKASTKHTGETTTERTVSQYIDI from the coding sequence ATGGAAGCGATTAACATTAATGATAAACTTTCAAAATTTGAAAAGCATTGGCATCCGCATCGAATTGCAACAGTAGATGACAATCAAGTATATCTGGCAAAAATTAGTGGTGATTTTGTGTGGCATAAACATGATCAGGAAGATGAACTTTTTCAGGTAGTAAAAGGTACACTTTATATGAAATTTAGAGATAAAACAGTAAAGGTCGAAGCTGGTGAAATTATTGTAGTGCCAAAGGGAGTAGAACACTGTCCTACTACAAAAAATAATGAAGAAGTACATCTTCTTTTATTCGAAAAAGCAAGCACTAAACATACAGGAGAGACCACCACTGAGCGGACTGTTTCTCAATATATTGACATTTAA
- a CDS encoding Gfo/Idh/MocA family protein has product MSLDRRTFIKNTSLLLGSSLLPYSNLFASSSKKQLGVCLVALGNYSTTVLAPALQLTKHCRLTGIVTGTPSKIPIWQKKYNIPDKNVYSYNTMDHIANNPEIDILYIVLPTGLHAKYAIKAANTGKHVWCEKPMAKTEEECLSIIKACQKNKVKLSIGYRMQHEPNTQQIIKWATTKPYGDIKTVYAEIGYNVGNPAKSWRLDSELGGGTMYDLGVYSLNAARYTTGEEPISVIAEQMTTRPKIFTETDETTHFTLEFPSGAVAHGKTSVGHDMHRLRVDSDNGWYQLQPFSMYSGVQGETSDGKLLNTYIENQQAKQMDDDALSILNNTNVLVPGEEGMKDIRIVEAIYNSAKSNRKINLI; this is encoded by the coding sequence ATGAGTCTAGATAGAAGAACCTTTATAAAAAACACAAGTCTATTATTAGGAAGCAGTTTGCTTCCCTACTCCAATTTATTTGCTAGTTCAAGCAAGAAACAATTAGGTGTATGTTTAGTTGCGTTAGGTAACTACAGTACTACTGTGCTTGCACCAGCATTACAATTAACAAAACACTGTCGATTAACCGGAATAGTTACTGGAACACCTTCTAAAATACCTATCTGGCAGAAAAAATACAATATTCCAGATAAAAACGTGTACAGTTATAATACAATGGATCATATTGCTAACAATCCGGAGATTGATATATTATATATTGTATTACCCACAGGTCTACACGCCAAATATGCTATTAAGGCTGCCAATACTGGAAAACACGTCTGGTGCGAAAAACCTATGGCAAAAACTGAAGAAGAATGCCTTTCTATTATTAAAGCGTGTCAAAAAAATAAGGTGAAACTTTCTATAGGATATAGAATGCAACATGAACCTAATACTCAACAAATCATAAAATGGGCTACAACCAAACCCTACGGGGATATTAAAACAGTTTATGCTGAGATAGGTTATAACGTTGGAAATCCGGCAAAAAGTTGGAGATTGGATTCAGAATTAGGTGGAGGAACTATGTATGATCTAGGAGTATATTCTTTGAATGCTGCTAGATATACTACGGGAGAAGAGCCTATATCCGTTATAGCAGAACAAATGACTACTAGACCAAAAATATTTACCGAAACTGATGAGACTACTCATTTTACATTAGAATTTCCATCAGGAGCAGTTGCTCACGGAAAAACTAGTGTGGGACACGATATGCATAGACTACGAGTAGATAGCGATAATGGATGGTATCAACTGCAACCTTTTTCTATGTATTCTGGTGTACAAGGAGAGACTAGTGATGGAAAACTACTCAATACTTATATAGAAAATCAACAAGCTAAACAAATGGATGATGATGCACTATCAATACTTAATAATACTAACGTCCTAGTTCCTGGTGAGGAAGGAATGAAAGATATTAGAATTGTGGAAGCTATTTATAACTCCGCTAAAAGTAATCGTAAAATCAATTTGATATAG
- a CDS encoding glycoside hydrolase family 19 protein has product MITQENFKTLIPDVNWKYASKYVSLFDTVLPEYDINTPLRKANFLAQVTYESGGFKFVSENLNYSAKALYGVFRKYFATLEAANIYARQPEKIANKVYANRMGNGTESSGDGWKYRGRGLIQLTGKSNYQALSNTTKQDFISNPDQVSNPEWALTSACWYWQKRKINKYADADDIHMVTKLINGGYNGLQSRQHFLEEFKKLYTL; this is encoded by the coding sequence ATGATCACACAAGAAAATTTCAAGACTTTAATTCCAGATGTAAACTGGAAATACGCCAGTAAGTATGTGTCTTTATTTGATACAGTGTTACCAGAATACGATATTAATACTCCACTAAGAAAAGCAAATTTTCTTGCTCAAGTAACTTATGAAAGTGGAGGTTTTAAATTCGTTTCAGAAAACTTAAACTACTCCGCAAAGGCATTATATGGAGTTTTTAGAAAATACTTCGCCACTCTAGAAGCTGCAAATATTTATGCGCGACAGCCAGAAAAAATTGCTAATAAAGTATACGCCAACAGAATGGGAAATGGAACGGAATCCAGTGGTGATGGATGGAAATATAGAGGAAGAGGTTTGATACAATTAACAGGAAAATCAAACTACCAAGCGCTTTCTAACACTACCAAACAGGATTTCATATCAAATCCTGATCAAGTTTCTAATCCAGAGTGGGCATTGACTTCTGCCTGCTGGTATTGGCAGAAAAGAAAGATCAACAAATATGCTGATGCTGATGATATCCATATGGTCACTAAACTAATTAATGGCGGATATAATGGATTACAAAGCCGACAACATTTCTTAGAAGAGTTTAAAAAACTATATACGTTATAA
- a CDS encoding 2-hydroxyacid dehydrogenase: MRILHIDANHPLLIQQLNNVGFKNEEDYTSTKSEIESKIKEYDGIIIRSRFKIDKAFLDQATNLKFIGRVGAGLESIDTEYAEKKGVKLFSAPEGNRNAVGEHALGMILSLFNKLNTADHQVKNGQWNREENRGIELDLKTVGIIGYGNMGRSFARKLRGFDVEIICYDIKSAIENSDATQVTLEELFEKTDVLSLHTPWTPLTDKMVTTEFINKFKKPFWLINTARGNSVVTKDLVEALKSGKILGAGLDVLEYEKSSFEQLFSSEVEMPEPLKKLIKMDNVILSPHIAGWTIESKEKLAQTIVDKIKAEFC; this comes from the coding sequence ATGAGAATACTCCACATAGATGCCAATCATCCATTACTAATTCAGCAACTAAATAATGTAGGTTTTAAAAACGAAGAAGATTATACTTCTACCAAATCAGAAATTGAATCAAAAATTAAAGAGTATGATGGTATTATCATTAGAAGTCGTTTTAAAATTGATAAAGCTTTTTTAGATCAGGCAACAAACCTTAAGTTTATTGGCCGTGTAGGTGCGGGATTAGAGAGTATCGACACTGAATATGCAGAAAAAAAAGGAGTTAAACTTTTTTCTGCACCTGAAGGAAATCGTAATGCTGTTGGAGAACACGCGCTAGGAATGATCCTATCATTATTCAATAAATTAAACACCGCGGATCATCAGGTAAAAAATGGACAATGGAATCGCGAAGAAAATCGAGGCATAGAACTAGACCTAAAAACAGTTGGGATTATTGGCTATGGTAATATGGGTAGATCTTTTGCACGTAAACTAAGAGGTTTTGATGTAGAAATTATCTGTTATGACATCAAGTCAGCTATAGAAAATAGTGACGCTACTCAAGTAACTTTAGAGGAGCTTTTCGAAAAAACAGATGTACTGAGCTTGCATACACCCTGGACGCCATTAACCGACAAAATGGTTACTACAGAGTTTATTAATAAGTTCAAAAAACCTTTCTGGCTTATCAATACCGCAAGAGGAAATAGCGTGGTCACAAAAGATTTGGTAGAAGCGCTAAAATCCGGAAAAATCTTAGGTGCTGGATTAGACGTCTTAGAATACGAAAAATCTTCTTTTGAGCAACTATTTTCTTCAGAAGTGGAAATGCCAGAGCCTTTAAAAAAATTAATAAAAATGGATAATGTTATTCTTAGCCCTCATATCGCTGGTTGGACTATAGAGTCAAAAGAAAAACTTGCCCAAACCATTGTGGATAAAATCAAAGCCGAATTTTGCTAA
- a CDS encoding response regulator transcription factor: MRKTIFIFGALVLALLILFQLSTYSLVSGNTSIEFIIAGIAIVFFIIGVIINKKVLHKHKTITKEIDHKKIETLGLSKREYEVLCEIALGLSNKEIAEKLFVSESTIKTHVSNLLVKLDAKRRTQAIQIAKEFQIIPL; the protein is encoded by the coding sequence GTGAGGAAAACCATATTCATCTTCGGGGCATTAGTCTTAGCATTATTGATACTTTTTCAGTTAAGTACATATAGTCTTGTTTCTGGTAATACTTCCATAGAATTTATTATCGCAGGAATCGCCATTGTCTTTTTTATTATTGGAGTTATTATTAATAAAAAAGTATTACATAAACATAAAACTATCACTAAAGAGATCGATCACAAAAAAATAGAAACTTTAGGATTAAGCAAACGTGAATATGAAGTGTTGTGCGAAATAGCTTTAGGATTATCAAATAAAGAGATTGCAGAAAAGCTTTTTGTTTCAGAAAGCACCATAAAAACTCATGTATCAAACCTATTGGTGAAACTAGATGCGAAACGCAGAACTCAAGCTATACAAATTGCTAAAGAGTTTCAGATTATCCCTTTGTAA
- a CDS encoding DUF4199 domain-containing protein: MKNTVLRYGIYGAITISVLFLLALFLGKNLSYGLQEVIGYTTMVVSLLFVFFGIKHYRDKENNGVVSFGKALAIGVLISLFAAIAFGLLDVIYIKYINPDFTTEYYGRMVEEISNSLPEAESKIKLAELEAQKEMFSSPLMNFLLMSATVLIIGFIISLISGLILQRKPSTNN, encoded by the coding sequence ATGAAAAATACTGTTTTACGTTATGGGATATATGGAGCAATAACCATATCTGTACTATTCCTATTAGCATTGTTTTTAGGTAAGAATCTATCATACGGCTTGCAAGAGGTTATAGGTTACACCACCATGGTAGTGTCTTTACTTTTTGTCTTCTTTGGAATAAAACACTATCGCGATAAAGAAAATAACGGAGTCGTATCTTTTGGAAAAGCATTAGCTATAGGCGTGCTCATTTCTCTGTTTGCAGCAATCGCATTCGGGCTTCTGGATGTGATTTATATAAAATACATAAATCCCGATTTTACTACAGAATACTATGGTCGCATGGTCGAAGAAATATCCAATTCACTTCCTGAAGCAGAATCTAAAATAAAACTAGCCGAATTAGAAGCTCAGAAAGAAATGTTCTCCAGTCCACTGATGAATTTTTTATTAATGTCGGCTACTGTGCTTATCATAGGATTTATAATTTCACTAATTTCAGGGCTCATTCTACAACGAAAACCTTCAACTAATAATTAA
- a CDS encoding DUF1801 domain-containing protein encodes MQYKANTPDEYIEVIPEERKKTMQNLRQVILDNLPKGFSEVISYGMIGYVVPHELYPDGYHCDPKLPLPFMNIASQKNFIAVYHSGIYADKNLMDWFVGEYPKYVKTKLDMGKSCIRFKKIDQIPLQLIGELATKMTPKKWIETYEANVKNK; translated from the coding sequence ATGCAATACAAAGCCAATACACCGGATGAATATATTGAAGTAATTCCTGAAGAACGCAAAAAGACAATGCAAAACCTGAGACAGGTTATTTTGGACAACTTACCAAAAGGATTTTCTGAAGTAATTAGTTACGGAATGATCGGTTACGTAGTTCCGCACGAACTATATCCTGATGGATATCATTGCGATCCTAAATTACCTTTACCCTTTATGAATATTGCTTCTCAGAAGAATTTTATTGCCGTGTATCACTCTGGGATTTATGCTGATAAAAATTTAATGGATTGGTTTGTAGGAGAATATCCAAAATATGTAAAAACAAAATTAGACATGGGAAAAAGCTGTATTCGATTTAAAAAAATTGATCAAATACCACTGCAGCTTATTGGAGAATTAGCAACAAAAATGACTCCAAAAAAGTGGATTGAGACTTATGAAGCTAATGTAAAAAACAAATAA
- a CDS encoding VOC family protein produces MKRVTGLGGFFFKTKDPKTTKEWYGKHLGLPVDDYGCTFWWKDKDGNDCSTQWSPFKEDTNYFSPSKKEFMMNFRVENLVELLKVLKEEGVKVVGEIEEYEYGKFGWIVDPEGNKIELWEPIDKAFL; encoded by the coding sequence ATGAAAAGAGTAACAGGATTAGGTGGTTTTTTTTTCAAAACAAAAGACCCAAAAACAACAAAAGAATGGTATGGTAAGCATTTAGGATTACCTGTAGATGATTATGGATGTACTTTCTGGTGGAAAGATAAAGATGGAAACGATTGTTCTACACAATGGAGCCCGTTTAAAGAAGACACCAACTATTTTTCTCCTAGCAAAAAGGAATTCATGATGAATTTTAGAGTCGAAAATCTAGTAGAACTTTTAAAAGTACTAAAAGAAGAAGGAGTAAAAGTAGTTGGCGAAATCGAAGAATACGAATATGGAAAATTCGGATGGATCGTGGATCCCGAAGGCAACAAAATCGAACTGTGGGAGCCTATAGACAAGGCATTTTTATAA